Below is a genomic region from Pan troglodytes isolate AG18354 chromosome X, NHGRI_mPanTro3-v2.0_pri, whole genome shotgun sequence.
TTTGTGCAGATCCATGACCagcctgtaaatatatacagtcttgctttttaaatttcacacACTAGGCTTCTAAATACAATGTACATCAATGAGGAACAGAAGAAtgagtgaaagaaagaagaaatatatgcTTTTCACAGGCTATTACATATATCATTTGATAGATAGatggagagatagatagatacagatatttCCCTAAAGGCTATTATAGATCAGAgagaacaattaaaataattcagtcaAAGGGTCCTCAGAAATGAGAAGTGAATAGCTCTAACTACTAGAAAATGTATGAGTCTGCAACAATTGACCAACTCATTAGCCCAACTAGCTCTTCTCGTTTACCCACCATTAGCTTTCCTGAACAACTAGTTTATTTTAACCTTCTGGACACCATAATTTGGGTAACTCATCATTTTTCCCTCTTCACATTTATTACTAGAACGCTTAGGGCCAAATTTATGGTCTGCTTCTATCAAGCATAATAAACTTCATTATGtactttgtgtcataatcttacaCCTGGCTCCATCTTACATTCCCCTTTGCCTGATAGTTCCTATGTATTTCAGTTGCATTGCATCTTACATTTATTATGCACATATTTGTAGAGCACTTTAAATTCCTCTGGGGACAAAGTAGGATAAAAACAAATAGGTAGGTAAATAAataaggagaaggagggagaggagctaTGCCTAccacttaaagaaaaaataccatttcaacaatgttttctCACAAGTATGAGTAGCAACTATagaaatgtttatgtttataaatgGCAAACACCTTGTCAGGGACTCATTAGCAGTTCAACACTGTCTTCCCTAGCAGTGGTCAAAGCTCTTGCTTGACATTCTGGACactggccttgggaaagaatttatgagtaagtcctcaaaagccattgcagcaaaaacaaaaattgacaagtgggacctaattaaactaaagagcttctgcaaagcaaaagaaactgtcagcagagtgaacagacaacctacagagtaggagaaaatattcgcaaactatgcatcaacaaaggtctaatatccagaatctattagGACCTTAAACATTTGAACAAGCAAAAGACAACCCCgttaaaacatgggcaaaatacatgaacacacacttctcaaaagaagacataaaagtagccaacaaacatacgaaaaaaaatgctccacatcactaatcatcagataaatgcaaatcaaaacttcgatgagataccatctcacaccagtcagaatgactattattaaaaagtcaaaaaacaacagccTTTCcgccctgcccacagaggggtCCATACAGCGTTTTTCGGGATTCCTGTCCTAACTCAGAGGAAAACTTTCACAACGTCCGGAGCCCTTGATGTCCTGCAAATGAAATAGAAGGGTGTCCTTAAGTTCCTTGCAGCAGGAACCCACTTAGGTGGCACCAGCCTTGACTTCCAAATGAACCAGTACatctataaaaggaaaagtgATGGCATCTACATCCTAAATCTGAAGAGGACCTGGGAGAATCTTCTGCTGGCAGCTCGTACCATTGTTGCCATTGAAAACCCTGCTGATGTCAGTGTCATATCCTCCAGGAATACTGGCCAGAGGGCCGTGCTAAAGTTTGCTGCTGCCATGGGAGCCACTCCAATTGCTGGCCGCTTCACTCCTGGAATCTTCACTAACCAGATCCAGGCAGCCTTTCAGGAGCCGCAGCTTCTTGTGGTTACTGACCCCAGGGCTGACCACCAGCCTCTCACAGAGGCATCTTATGTTAATCTTCCCACCATTGCTCTGTGTCACACAGATTCTCCTCTGTGCTATGTGAACATTACCATCCCATGCAACAACAAGAGAGCTCACTCAGTGGGTTTGATGTGGTGGATGCTGGCTCGGGAAGTTCTGCACACGCATGGTACCATTTCCTGCAAACGCCTGTGGGAGGTCATGCCTGATCTCTACTTCTACAGAGATCCTGAAGAGACTGAAAAAGAATAGCAGACTGCTGCTGAAAAGGCTGTGATGAAGGAGGAATTTCAAAGTGAATGGACTGCTCCAGCTCCTGAGTTCACTGCTACTCAGCCTGAGGTGACAGACTGGTCTGAAGGCGTGCAGGTGCCCTCTGTGCCTATTCAGCAGTTCCCTACTGAAGACTGGAGTGCTCAGCCTGCCACGGAAGACTGGTCTGCCGCTTCCACTGCTCAGGCCACTGAATGGGTAGGAGCAACCACTGGTTAGTCTTAAGCTGTTCTTATATCAGCTCTTAAGCAACATGGAAATAAGGCtgacaaaaaataaacatcagtttccaaaaaaaaaaaaagtcaaaaaacaacagatgttggtgaggatgcagagaaaagggaatgcctatgcactgttggtgggaatgtaaattagttcagacactgtggaaagcagtttggagatttctcaaagaactaagagttgaactaccattcaacctagtaatctcattactgggaatatacccaaaggaaaataaatcattctaccaaaaagacacatacactcacatgttcatcacagtgctattcacaatagcaaagacatggaaccaacctaggtgcccatcaatggtggactggataaagaaaatgtggtagatatataccatggaatactacacagccatagaaaagaatgaaatcatttcctttgcagcaacatggatgcaactgaaggtcattatcctaagcaaactaatgcaggaacagaaaaccaaataccacatgttctcaattataagtgggagctaaacatgggGTACTCATGGAAATAAAGATGGTAAGAATAGAAACTGGGAACTACAGGGGTGGGGGTTTAAAAATTAACTACTGGATACTATGCTTCATACGTAGGTGATgagatcaatcataccccaaacctcagcattacacaatatatctatataacaagcctgcacatgtatctcctgaatctaaaataaaagctgaaattagaaaaaatgcCCTTGGTTGAATCCATGTATATGACCCTTCCAAAATCTTCCATCTTTTTACCTTTTTCCACATCTTAAAAATGTGAGTCAAATGTAACAATGTTAAAATTAGGGAGTTGCTAATAAGGCTACCTTCATCATCGCTCAGAATGTGTCTGGTTTCAGACTGGGTTCAGGAAAAAGACACCCTTGAAAAAGCAGGAAAGTAGCTAAACAGAACAGCGTACGAGAATCCCACATGAAAACTTGTTTCTTAAATAGATAAAACTTTAAGAACAGTTTGTCTTGTAAAAGCCACTGGGGTTTAGAAACCCGTTTTACTGTGGACACACCAAGAATAACTCTGGATCTTGTAACAGAATCTTGGGGATCAGTATTTTTTGTGCTGTCATCTCGATGAGTTATTTCTGTTATAAGTCATGATCCTTAGCcttttttcattcttctctgtctcccaggatttCATTTGGATCAGCTAATTCTTGGTTGATTGGAAAATAGTCTTACTTATTCAACATTCTCACGGCTAAGAAATGACACCTACGAAGAAGTATCAGGATCACACTCTTAGATTTTTTAGTTCATTCTTTACAAAAGAAAGCCTGATGGTACCCAAAGAAGTAAAGTTCTACTACAGTTCTTCCAATAATCCACATACTGAGTAGTTAAAAGGCTCCCAGGACTCACAAATCATTCTATTTAactaaaaacttttcttttttaaaaaaggtcattCTCCAAAGAGTTTATGAGGAGAGGACATGGATTACTCCAAACAGCCATGTGAAGACTGGATTATATCTTAGCTAGACcaaaaaaaatcactaacataTATTCTACATCTGGCTATTGTTTTCTCAacttgtgaatttttaaatagcataTCACCATAATTCCACAAATCAAGGCTAAGGAGTTTCTTCTCTCAAGCACTTACTGTTACTAACCATagcttaggaaaataaaaataggcttttGAGTAAGTATTGAATGAAAGATTCTGCACCTTAAAAAAGGAATAGCTGCATTTAAAGGTTTAAATGCAACCACTCTGGTAGTGCCTTTATCTAATAAAAAACCTGTATTTCTTTTCAATATCCTGTAGTCATTGAAAAGAAAGAGCCAAACATCTAGGGGACGTTTTGTGTTATTATTAGGACAATTAATGTGTGCATTTTACATAGCCTTGCTCTTATATGCTCTTCTTTCCCTCTTAAACCACTCAGACACTAAATTAATATCCTAAGAAAGGTCAATTGCCAGTAGTGTATGCAACCATTGTTATTGAGAGCACTGTGTCTGTAACTGTTATTAAAGATTTCCATAGCACTTTTTATTTCTGCAAGTGCTTTACAGCCAAATCTTCAGTGATTACAAAAGCAACAGACTCCTCTTCCCCGTTGTTATTGGAAGGTGCATTCCAGCCCTCCTTTCCATCATTAATGAGAAGTATCATATCTGAATTGGCTTAACATTTATACACATACCCCCTCCCAAAGCCTTAGTCATTCATATACTTAAAAAGTACTAACTGAGCACTCATTGTAACAATTTTCTTTTGACTCTTTACAGATAGAGAGCCATAAGACTCACCGCCTACTCTCTTGTTAATGATAAGGTAGATCTGAGATAAGCAATCCCAAGCCCCAAAGGCTTGGGCTATTGCTTCCCTTGGTGACTCATACCACAGTCTCTAAAGATGTGTCCAATACAAATTTCAACTTGTTTGGGACCTAAATTATCACAGGCCCCTGACATTAGGTAAAGTCAGCAACATTAACCACTTGCTGAAAAACTACTTAAAGACCATTTTTGAGGCATCTTTGCTGTCTCATTAGATTGATTGCACTtgtgtaaatacattttttccatttaatatttactgagtgtacACTCTGCTagactgtgaataaaatatgcaAACAACTTATCCCTGGGTCCTAAAGGCTTGCAATAGCCAGCTATAGCCAGCTGTGATAAATACAAGATGGCCTATCTCATTTGAAAACCATAAAATACCATAtagttataaaagtattaatctATTTTGTTCTGGGACTCTTTTATAGCTTAAGTATACATAGTATACATGGCAACAGATCACCATATCTGCAAAATGCCTCATgtaatttcagattttaaaaatctgtgatctaacttaattttctctttctctatcattgaatgtgagcatgtgtgtatgtgtactcgTGCATGCATGTGTTTGAACAGTCGCTAAGGGAAACATTATTATCCCAATTTCACAGACGAGGTAACTGAAACTAAGACTGGCTCCAAATCATATAGCTATGTAGTAGATGGTGGCAGCAACGAAACACAGAACTCCTATTTGTccaatattttttccattatgtCCATCTTCTTCAAGGGCAAATATTGCAGAGCACTTCAAGATTAGCTTTAGGTATAATAAGAACTAGCATCCTTGGAGCATTTACCATCTGCCAGGCAGTGTTTCAAGCGTTTTATGTGaattaatttatgtaattatCAGAACCACCCTATGAGGTGAGTAtggtattgttttcattttacagataagaaaactgaggcacagagaagtaacTTAGAAAACTTATACAGACAGTAAGTAGAACAGCCAAGATTTGAATATAAGCAGTTTGAATCCAGAGCTTACCTACTAAATTACTATGTCACAATGCTTCCAGATATAGGtagtttgtctatttttcttttttcttttccttttggtttgaCTCTAAGTAAACTTAATACCTCAGCTGTTTGGCTACACTGGGTCTACtaaatatttcaggaaaataaCTCTACAACTTGGGTAAGATGTGATGAACAATGCAAAAATCTGAATGATTCCAACTACTTACCAACAACAATTCCCCAGAAATGCATTAACCGTGTTGCCTTAGAGTCATGATGAAAtggaaattataagaaaataagtgaaaaaggTCAATATTGTGCATTTCCTAGGGATTACTGATACAGGTATGAAATCTCAGAGCTCTCAACTCTAACCATAAAACTCTGCTATTTAATTGGAAAGCTAGCCTTTGCAAAAAGGCCAGGCTCTCCCTTGAGTCGCAGTTCGTTCAAAGGGCTACTGGCAGAAACAAGGCTCAAGGGCCAAGATCTTGACAGTTTCTTAGGACTCAGTTTCCTGCAGGGTATTCCAACACATGAAACACAGGGAGGATGAAGGCCAGGGGACTCTTGAAGGCTGGCATAATTAACTCAGGGGAAGAGAGCTGCTCAGGTGTACTCAATGGGCTCCGGAAGCAGGCGAAGACTTAACAGGAAGGTAACCACCACCACAGGGACTCCAGCCAAATTCAATGGCAGGTGGGCAGGGGTGGCACACAAGCAAAGTTCAACCATGCAGCTTTCCCCTGAGCCTGCCCAAAAGAAGGAATGTTTCACCTTCAGCCAACTGCTCTTATATTctataaacattataaaatgatttttgcaTCCACATTAGAACTGAgttgtatgtacgtgtgtgttaGGGAGTCTGTGTGAGAGAATAgggtggcggggtgggggggggtaaATCTCCAGGATTAAGGTTATAACCTGACAAAATAAGTCAGCTGGTAGGAAAATAGCCGTGTTGCTCTAATGAAGTTCCTGGTCTAGCTGGGCACGTTAGTCTCTGTTTCCTCCAGTTGTCTTAAAAGGCCATCGAGGCACTAAAGCAACCATgtaatttatcattattatttgattGCTGAGGAGTTTGATAAATTCTGGATGCATCTCCAAAAGTCTCTAATGCCTACATGCAGAGGGGGAAGAGTTTCACAATTTACTGAGCATCGAGCGCCTAAAGTAAAGAATTCACTCTCCAGGAAGAACTCGAGAGTAAGTAAAGATTGACTCCATGGACCTTTTCATGAAGCAaaacttttctcctttttccagcAGGTCTTTGCAACCTCTTTTTGACATTGCCtttgcttaaaaagaaaattattgtcaTGTATCCAAAACTAGAGTATATACATACCTGAACACTACCTATGACGTCTCTCCTCCTTCATACCCCACTGTacccccttctcccctccttaATTTTTGGATAAAGAGCCAGTTCTACTGACATCTAAAATGGAGGGAGGCAGTAGAAAAAGAGATACccacactcccatgttcattgcagcattattcataatagccaagacacagataacaacccaagtgtcccttgacagatgaatggacaaagaaaatgttacagccgggcgcagtggctcacacctgtaatcccaacactttcggaggccaaggtgggtggatcacctgaggtcaggagttcaagaccagcctgaccaacatggtgaaaccccgtctctactaaaaatacaaaaaaactagccaggtgtggtggcgtgcacctgtaatcccagctacccaggaggttgaggcaggagaatcactggaacccgggaggcagaggctgcagtgagccgagattgagccactgcactccagcctgggtgacagagcaagacactgtctcaaaaaaaaaaaaaaagaaagaagaaagaaagaaaagaaaatgttacacgcacatatgcacacacacatgcacatgcacactcacatgtacacacaatggaatattactcagccttttaAAAGAAGAACATCCTGCtgattgcaaaaacatggataaacctggagaacattatgctaaatgaaataagctagacacagaaggacaaatactacatgatacTACTTATCTGAAGAATCTTAAATAGTCAAACTCATCAAAGCAGAGAGAGGAATGGTGGTTTTCAGAGCCTGGGTGAGGGCAAAACAGAGAGGTATCATCATTCAAttggtacaaagtttcagttacacaAGATGAAGTCCTAGAGATTTACCATACAGAATAGTGTCTATAGTCAACGatactgtatatatttaaaattttgccaaGAGCATAGATCTTATGTcaagtgttcttatcacaaagaaaataataaattaagagGATGGGAGGAAACTCTTGGAGAAGATGGATATGTTTATGGCACTGATTATGATGAAGGCTTCAAGGGTATATACTTATCTCCAAATTCATCAAATTGcacacattaaatatgtacagctttttgtaTGTCAACTACACCTcaataaactggaaaaaatacTATAATACCAGTGTGATCTAGAAGGCAGGTCATCTAATCTATGTAggcctaaataaaatattacttggtACCTATTTGCACCAAACCAGCTAAATTCTGAGGCTTAGCTACCACCTTAGTTCTGGTCTACAGCAGTTGTTAGGGACTTCAGCAACTATCTGAAGAGCCTAAAAGCCTAGTGCAAAGTCGAAGAAATGAATTAGAGAAACATCTTTTTTATTCAAAGCTTAActggatttgtttttaaaagggaCATTATTTATTAAGATTCAAATATATAAAGGACATACAAATAACAGTTCTGTATACGAAATGCCAGATACCCTGCATGTAAGAGCATACATGCAGGGTGCCTGGCTTAAGAAATCTTTCTGCATAAAGCAGTGACTCAGCCACAAGAGCTGCCTGTATTGTACTATAAAACAATCACAGTTGGGTGCAGTGCCGcaggccagtaatcccagcactttgggaggccaaggcaggaggatcacttgagcccaggagtttgagaccagtctctggacaacatagtgagactctgtctctacaaaacatcaaaaaattagccagggttggtggcgcatgcctggggtcccagctacacaggaggctgaggcaggggaactgcttgagcccaggaggtcgaggctgcagtgagccatgttcccaccattgcactcagcctaggtgacagaggaagaccctgtcaaaaaaaaaaaatcgcatgTGAGGTTCATGATTAAGGACCAGATGACCTAATGAAATTGGACCTTCTGAACATTCTTGAACACTTGATTATTTTAACAGAATGTGGAAACCAGTTTAATAAGAAGTTATAAAAATGGAGGGCCAGCAATGAAAGTAATCCTAGAATTAACCTGGAAGAAGAGAGGGTATGGTCAGAAAGACAAGCAACCACTCCCACAAGTATAAATGCTTGATTCAGCTTCTCTATTTTGTGTTGTCCGAGCACCTCTGGCAAGGTTCATATGCAATATTAGAATCTCCTAGAAAGTCCCAAGTCCTGAGCTAGAAACAGAAAGCAAGCCACCCACTGCTACCTCAGTGACTTGCAGGATCAGAGATGGGGCCATTTGTCCATTTGCTACCATTTGTCCCCAAGCTCCTAACAAACTACAGGTCTTTATTTGCACAAGACCAAAACCTATTATTTCAGAACTCTCTTTAGCAAACCTCTGGCAGCCCTTGTCACTACCTCCCAATTGCTATTCCAGATAAAAAGGGAAGAGCAAGCACAGAATCCACCTCGTAGCAGGATtgttcttctattttcttctaggagtttcacCCTCAATATCTCACAATAAGTTTCTTTCCTCGTAACTCCCCCATCTCTCACCCCCATTTAAATCTGGGAGGGGATGGGGGGAAGGAGTGAATCAGAGGAAGATAACTCCATTCGGACAGATGGACAAGGGACAGTATACACTATGAAGGCTCAATCCatctgtggaaaaggaaatccagCTGTTGGCCAGGCCTGCCCCATTTATGTCTGCTCTCGGTACACTGACATTTTCTGGGTTCAAAGGAAACAGCACCTGAATTACTTAAAGGCCCGggcactattttaaaataatgcttggaGTAATCTGATGTCTAAAGTGGCTTTCTGCCAAAAGGATCTTTTGTCACAGTGCTACATTCAAGACCGCTTATTTTAAATGGGCATTTGAAAAATGGTCCATTGCTGTAATTTGGCAATGTGCCTGGAAAAGGCTGAATTTGAGATTGggcattttaaacaaaatctctAAAATACAAGTTACAGTCACTTTCCCTAATGAGGTCGTCTGATCCTGTTGCTTAGCGCTTTCCTTAAACATGCCTGAGGGCCCCTCTGTGTGGGCCTGGAGACATCCCCAATTCCAGTGCAAAGGAAGACATGGCACAATTGCACTGTGTCTCCTCAGCTGACCTCGCTAGCCTGACCCAAACGCTAAATTCCATCTCATGGGGTCTAGAATAGTGAAGTTGACATCACTGAAAATTCTATTTgtttaaggaaagaaagatgAGGCCAAACCCCTCAAAATGGTAttgtttaggtttgaaacacaccACAAATAGATGAATTAAAATTCAAGTTTGTCACTTCCCCAAATCTGCATGTGGAAGTCACTACAGTCTATGCCTCTGGCCCGGAATGACCAAAACCAAACTAGAGAAGTAAATTGTTTTCTATTATATTCTCCTTAGGCTATAAATTCTCTgggcagagagggaagaaggaaatattaGTGCTGTGTGGTCTTGGCATGCCATCATGTCAATGTGTCATTGGAATACTAATGTAAATGATGTTCAAATCGCCCCTGTAATAGACCCATAATTAGCTTGCTCCATTCCTATGCTGTGTTTAAGCTCTTCAGAATTGCTCAGATCTGAGGTTTTACTA
It encodes:
- the LOC107972690 gene encoding small ribosomal subunit protein uS2-like → MNQYIYKRKSDGIYILNLKRTWENLLLAARTIVAIENPADVSVISSRNTGQRAVLKFAAAMGATPIAGRFTPGIFTNQIQAAFQEPQLLVVTDPRADHQPLTEASYVNLPTIALCHTDSPLCYVNITIPCNNKRAHSVGLMWWMLAREVLHTHGTISCKRLWEVMPDLYFYRDPEETEKE